One genomic segment of Alphaproteobacteria bacterium LSUCC0719 includes these proteins:
- the tolQ gene encoding protein TolQ yields the protein MESVDSFVAHSSSDLTIWGLFLAADPLVKSVMLLLVLASIWCWAIIFEKVTAVRNERRHSTQFEDAFWSGGSADALYDEIGGDPRDAMTRVFVAGMREWRRAKASGLATAARSDLRASLLGRVERSMTFTITREMERLERGMNFLASIGSVSPFVGLFGTVWGIMNSFQSIAESKNTSLAVVAPGIAEALFATALGLAAAIPAVIAYNKFAGDLDRVGGRLETFAQEFSTLLARQLDEGGR from the coding sequence ATGGAATCTGTTGACAGTTTTGTAGCGCATTCGAGTTCTGATCTTACCATTTGGGGGCTGTTTCTGGCGGCCGACCCGCTGGTCAAGTCGGTGATGCTCCTGCTTGTTCTGGCGTCGATCTGGTGCTGGGCAATCATCTTCGAGAAAGTCACCGCAGTCCGGAATGAAAGACGTCATTCCACCCAGTTCGAGGATGCTTTCTGGTCGGGTGGTTCGGCTGACGCGCTGTATGACGAGATTGGCGGCGACCCGCGCGATGCCATGACAAGGGTGTTTGTTGCCGGGATGCGCGAATGGCGCCGGGCCAAGGCAAGCGGTCTTGCCACCGCGGCGCGGTCGGATCTGCGGGCGTCGCTGCTTGGCCGCGTCGAGCGGTCGATGACCTTTACCATCACCCGCGAGATGGAGCGCCTCGAGCGGGGAATGAATTTTCTGGCCTCGATCGGGTCTGTATCCCCCTTTGTCGGGCTGTTCGGCACCGTCTGGGGAATCATGAATTCCTTCCAGTCGATCGCCGAGTCGAAAAATACCAGCCTGGCTGTCGTTGCGCCCGGCATTGCCGAGGCGTTGTTCGCAACGGCGCTTGGTCTGGCGGCGGCGATCCCCGCCGTCATCGCCTACAACAAATTTGCCGGAGACCTGGATCGTGTCGGCGGCAGGCTGGAAACCTTTGCCCAGGAATTCTCGACCCTTCTGGCGCGCCAGCTTGACGAAGGTGGTCGCTGA
- a CDS encoding YbgC/FadM family acyl-CoA thioesterase, giving the protein MMRDRDADTGTPDDMTARLDGWVADGCHHYPLRVQFEDTDAGGIVYHANYLAFAERARSSYLRLIGINQETALAGDAGPPLEGAILVVRRLNIDYLMPAGLGAALRVETRMNMLRGASMQLDQSIMNFEDGHILARLLVDIVCVATSKDGGRRPRRIPSVVADRLRASMPPDTAAGP; this is encoded by the coding sequence ATGATGCGTGATCGTGACGCCGATACCGGCACGCCCGACGATATGACGGCGCGGCTTGACGGCTGGGTTGCCGATGGCTGTCACCACTATCCGCTGCGGGTGCAGTTCGAGGATACAGACGCCGGAGGCATCGTCTATCACGCCAATTATCTGGCCTTTGCGGAACGGGCGCGGTCGTCCTATCTGCGTCTGATCGGGATCAATCAGGAAACAGCACTTGCCGGCGATGCCGGACCGCCGCTTGAGGGGGCGATACTGGTCGTGCGGCGGCTGAATATCGACTATCTGATGCCGGCCGGGCTTGGGGCCGCGCTGCGGGTCGAAACGCGGATGAACATGTTGCGCGGTGCCTCGATGCAGCTTGATCAGTCGATCATGAATTTTGAGGATGGCCACATTCTTGCCCGACTTCTCGTCGACATAGTGTGCGTTGCCACCAGCAAGGATGGTGGCAGACGGCCCCGGCGGATTCCCAGCGTCGTTGCCGACAGATTGCGGGCCAGCATGCCCCCCGACACCGCCGCCGGCCCATAG
- the tilS gene encoding tRNA lysidine(34) synthetase TilS codes for MADAAPAGRSGAALAAEFASAMRRCLDLCRGHDESTTHLFTALSGGPDSTALACLTRDYAAQHGLRHTALIVDHRIRDDSTVEARRVADRMRDIGLDAEILTVQDGAPATGLQAWARGQRYALMLARARRDRGCLLLGHHAGDQAETVMMRLSRGSGLAGLAGMARVSLRDGVMVLRPFLDMPAAALVDFCAVRGLVFEQDPSNLDRRFERVRIRQGLALMAGRGSAMSDQLARLARAARDIDNALLRGLAGADCLPVIQPAGFARLPGSIDRLPPAIGARLLAHVIGQVARPSPPPSRQSLDRLVARLAVKRAATLGGARVSPDGGDWLVTAEPGRRPQRLHVRAGQRVVFAGIWDIASPVDGVVRHLGRAGSGAARDWMQTPGWCALPSLARRAMPVLETLDGALIYPHLQTRDMGDNSITNATARFLPLPTYRN; via the coding sequence GTGGCTGATGCCGCCCCTGCAGGTCGGTCCGGGGCCGCGCTTGCGGCAGAATTTGCCAGTGCCATGCGGCGCTGCCTCGATCTGTGTCGGGGCCATGATGAATCCACCACACATCTGTTCACCGCGCTGTCCGGCGGTCCCGACAGCACGGCGCTGGCCTGTCTGACCCGGGATTATGCCGCACAGCACGGATTGCGACATACCGCGCTGATTGTCGATCATCGGATTCGAGACGACAGCACGGTCGAGGCCCGGCGTGTTGCCGACAGGATGCGTGATATCGGGCTCGACGCTGAAATTCTGACCGTTCAGGATGGCGCACCTGCGACCGGCCTTCAGGCCTGGGCACGCGGCCAGCGTTACGCCCTGATGCTGGCACGGGCGCGCCGCGACCGGGGTTGTCTGCTGCTTGGTCATCATGCCGGCGATCAGGCTGAAACCGTGATGATGCGACTTTCCAGGGGGTCCGGCCTTGCCGGTCTTGCCGGGATGGCGCGGGTGTCGCTTCGTGACGGGGTGATGGTGCTTCGCCCGTTTCTCGACATGCCGGCGGCGGCGCTTGTCGATTTCTGTGCGGTGCGCGGGCTGGTGTTTGAACAGGATCCAAGCAATCTGGACAGGCGGTTTGAACGGGTGCGGATTCGCCAGGGTCTGGCGCTGATGGCCGGCCGGGGCAGTGCGATGTCGGATCAATTGGCCCGTCTTGCGCGTGCTGCCCGCGATATAGACAACGCCTTGCTTCGGGGGCTTGCAGGGGCCGACTGTCTGCCGGTCATCCAGCCGGCGGGCTTTGCGCGCCTGCCGGGTTCCATCGACCGGCTGCCCCCGGCCATCGGGGCGCGTCTCCTGGCCCATGTGATCGGGCAGGTGGCACGCCCGTCACCGCCACCGTCACGGCAGTCGCTGGACCGGCTTGTGGCGCGGCTGGCGGTCAAAAGGGCGGCAACGCTGGGCGGGGCGCGTGTCTCGCCTGATGGCGGCGACTGGCTGGTCACGGCCGAGCCCGGGCGGCGTCCGCAGCGTCTGCATGTGCGGGCCGGGCAGCGGGTGGTCTTTGCCGGCATATGGGATATTGCCAGCCCCGTGGACGGCGTCGTCCGGCATCTTGGCCGTGCTGGCAGCGGCGCGGCGCGTGACTGGATGCAGACGCCCGGCTGGTGTGCGCTTCCGTCGCTGGCAAGACGTGCAATGCCGGTGCTTGAAACCCTTGACGGGGCTTTGATTTACCCCCACTTACAAACTAGGGATATGGGAGACAACAGCATTACCAACGCAACGGCACGTTTCTTGCCATTGCCGACATATCGAAATTGA
- the ruvC gene encoding crossover junction endodeoxyribonuclease RuvC: MQILGIDPGIRNTGWGVITLVDGRLTHVANGVIKPDPKSSDSVRLHVIATELAAVIDLHHPDCAAIEEIFVARSAASALKLGMARGVAMMQCAAAGLPLRELAARRVKKSVVGTGTAEKAQVSAMVTRLLAIQAVNADAADALAIAIAAGHDGSAPAGDVAPAGAGSGLDRAIEAALARDAGRAAGRTGGE; encoded by the coding sequence ATGCAGATCCTCGGCATTGATCCAGGCATTCGCAACACCGGATGGGGCGTAATCACGCTGGTTGATGGCAGGCTGACGCATGTCGCCAACGGGGTGATCAAACCCGACCCGAAATCTTCCGACAGTGTGCGTCTGCATGTCATCGCCACCGAACTCGCCGCGGTCATCGATCTGCATCACCCTGATTGCGCCGCCATTGAAGAGATTTTCGTGGCCCGGTCCGCGGCGTCGGCGTTGAAGCTGGGGATGGCGCGCGGCGTTGCCATGATGCAATGCGCGGCAGCAGGGCTGCCATTGCGGGAACTTGCGGCGCGCCGGGTCAAGAAATCCGTTGTCGGCACCGGCACCGCCGAAAAGGCGCAGGTGTCGGCCATGGTGACACGGCTTCTGGCTATCCAGGCGGTCAATGCCGATGCCGCCGATGCGCTGGCGATTGCCATTGCGGCGGGGCATGATGGCAGCGCCCCGGCAGGTGATGTGGCACCCGCAGGTGCCGGCTCGGGGCTGGACAGGGCAATTGAAGCGGCATTGGCGCGGGATGCGGGCCGGGCCGCCGGCCGGACGGGAGGCGAATGA
- the ftsH gene encoding ATP-dependent zinc metalloprotease FtsH, which translates to MNNMGRNIIIWLIFGAALLALFNLFQSPSSSTPGSQLAYSDFIAEVESQQVVEVVIDGRNLKGTAKNGRVITSVMPEGTDVVAVLDANDVRIIASPEDSGMPSFLSILLSWFPMLLFIGIWVFFMRQMQGGSRGAMGFGKSRAKLLTEHQGRVTFEDVAGIDEAKTELEEVVEFLKDPGKFQRLGGKIPKGVLLVGPPGTGKTLLAKAIAGEANVPFFTISGSDFVEMFVGVGASRVRDMFEQGKKNAPCIIFIDEIDAVGRHRGAGLGGGNDEREQTLNQMLVEMDGFEANEGVILIAATNRPDVLDPALLRPGRFDRQVVVPNPDVVGREKILKVHMRKTPLAEGVDARIIARGTPGFSGADLANLVNEAALLAARKGRRTVSMQEFEEAKDKVMLGSERRSMVMTDDEKRLTAYHEAGHAVVALHCPASDPIHKATIIPRGRALGMVMRLPEGDRISLARQQIYADLRVACGGRIAEELIFGEERVTTGASSDIRMATDMARRMVTEWGMSDKLGFLAYNADEQEVFLGRSVSQQKNVSDATASIIDSETRRIVDEAYGDAMKILKKHHDELERLAQGLLEYETLNGDEIKIIVEGGTLSREDPADDVETPRAKRKRASIPGTGRPKTPGNEPASPQ; encoded by the coding sequence ATGAACAACATGGGTCGAAACATCATTATCTGGCTGATCTTCGGCGCCGCGCTTCTGGCGCTGTTCAACCTGTTCCAGAGCCCGTCATCAAGCACGCCCGGCAGCCAGCTGGCCTATTCCGACTTCATCGCCGAGGTGGAAAGCCAGCAGGTGGTCGAGGTTGTGATCGACGGACGCAATCTCAAGGGCACCGCGAAGAACGGACGTGTGATCACCTCGGTCATGCCGGAAGGCACCGACGTGGTCGCGGTTCTTGACGCCAATGATGTCCGCATCATCGCAAGCCCGGAAGACAGCGGCATGCCGAGCTTCCTGTCGATCCTGCTGTCATGGTTCCCGATGCTGCTGTTCATCGGCATCTGGGTGTTCTTCATGCGCCAGATGCAGGGCGGCTCGCGCGGCGCGATGGGCTTTGGCAAGTCGCGCGCCAAGCTGCTGACCGAACATCAGGGACGTGTCACCTTCGAGGATGTCGCCGGTATCGACGAAGCCAAGACCGAGCTTGAGGAAGTTGTCGAATTCCTGAAGGATCCCGGCAAGTTCCAGCGCCTTGGTGGCAAGATCCCGAAGGGTGTCCTTCTTGTCGGGCCGCCGGGTACCGGTAAAACGCTTCTTGCCAAGGCCATCGCCGGCGAGGCCAATGTGCCGTTCTTCACCATTTCCGGCTCGGACTTTGTCGAAATGTTTGTCGGTGTCGGTGCCAGCCGGGTCCGCGACATGTTCGAACAGGGCAAGAAGAACGCGCCATGTATCATCTTCATCGATGAAATCGACGCTGTGGGACGGCATCGCGGTGCCGGCCTTGGCGGCGGCAATGATGAACGCGAACAGACCCTGAACCAGATGCTGGTCGAGATGGACGGTTTCGAGGCGAATGAGGGTGTGATCCTGATCGCCGCGACCAACCGTCCGGACGTCCTTGACCCGGCGCTGCTTCGTCCGGGCCGTTTCGACCGCCAGGTGGTGGTGCCGAACCCGGATGTGGTGGGGCGTGAGAAAATCCTAAAGGTCCATATGCGCAAGACGCCGCTTGCCGAAGGTGTGGATGCCCGCATCATCGCCCGCGGCACGCCCGGATTTTCCGGCGCCGATCTTGCCAACCTTGTGAACGAGGCGGCGCTTCTTGCCGCGCGCAAGGGACGCCGTACCGTGTCGATGCAGGAATTCGAGGAGGCCAAGGACAAGGTCATGCTGGGGTCGGAGCGCCGGTCGATGGTGATGACCGACGATGAAAAGCGCCTGACCGCCTATCACGAGGCGGGGCACGCCGTTGTGGCGCTTCACTGTCCGGCCTCCGATCCGATCCACAAGGCAACCATCATCCCGCGCGGCCGCGCGCTTGGTATGGTTATGCGCCTTCCCGAAGGCGACCGGATTTCACTGGCGCGCCAGCAGATCTATGCCGATCTGCGTGTTGCCTGTGGTGGCCGTATTGCCGAGGAGTTGATCTTTGGCGAAGAGCGCGTGACGACAGGCGCCTCGTCGGATATTCGGATGGCCACCGATATGGCCCGCCGGATGGTTACCGAATGGGGCATGTCGGACAAGCTGGGCTTTCTTGCCTATAACGCCGACGAGCAGGAAGTCTTTCTTGGCCGGTCGGTGTCACAACAGAAAAACGTGTCCGATGCCACCGCGTCGATCATTGATTCCGAAACGCGGCGGATCGTCGACGAAGCCTATGGCGACGCCATGAAGATCCTGAAAAAACATCATGACGAGCTGGAACGGCTGGCCCAGGGGCTTCTTGAATATGAAACGCTGAATGGCGACGAGATCAAGATCATTGTCGAGGGGGGGACGCTGTCCCGCGAAGACCCTGCCGATGATGTCGAGACACCGCGGGCCAAGCGCAAGCG
- the ruvA gene encoding Holliday junction branch migration protein RuvA gives MMIAQLRGAIVQIDDRLVIIDVGGVGYAVTVSGKTQALLSLDGGVVTLLTEMVVREDSMTLFGFGDAAEREAFRLLVTVQGVGAKAAMAILSVLTPDDLAGAIMAGDKAMVARADGVGPKLALRVVNELAAKIGALPVSGGGVAMAGAGTAVAGVAGSIGADAMSALVNLGYGRAEAHAALQRARMAGAAEDDLSALIAAALQEMGQ, from the coding sequence ATGATGATTGCACAGCTTCGGGGTGCCATTGTCCAGATCGATGACAGGCTGGTGATCATCGATGTCGGGGGGGTCGGCTATGCCGTCACGGTTTCCGGCAAGACCCAGGCTTTATTGTCGCTTGACGGCGGCGTGGTGACGCTGCTGACCGAGATGGTGGTGCGCGAGGACAGCATGACCCTGTTCGGGTTTGGCGATGCGGCGGAACGCGAGGCCTTCCGGCTGTTGGTAACGGTCCAGGGTGTGGGCGCGAAGGCGGCGATGGCCATCCTGTCGGTGCTGACGCCGGATGATCTTGCGGGTGCCATTATGGCCGGCGACAAGGCGATGGTGGCGCGTGCCGACGGCGTTGGGCCAAAGCTGGCGCTGCGGGTGGTGAACGAACTTGCCGCAAAGATCGGGGCCTTGCCGGTATCGGGTGGCGGGGTGGCGATGGCCGGTGCCGGCACGGCTGTGGCCGGTGTGGCGGGGTCGATTGGCGCGGATGCCATGTCGGCGCTGGTCAATCTTGGTTATGGGCGCGCCGAGGCGCATGCGGCGCTGCAACGTGCCCGCATGGCCGGTGCGGCCGAGGATGATCTGTCGGCATTGATCGCGGCGGCGCTTCAGGAAATGGGCCAGTAG
- the tolR gene encoding protein TolR, translating into MGMSVNRSRTGRRHRPMGEINVTPFVDVMLVLLIVFMVTAPLLTVGVEVDLPKTKAGQINADAAPLVVSIKSDGTLYLQETEVESDKLVPRLRAISEANPQVRIFVRGDEAVAYGEVLGVMGRIQAAGFERVALVARLPEPQ; encoded by the coding sequence ATGGGGATGTCGGTCAACAGGTCGCGCACCGGCCGTCGTCATCGTCCGATGGGCGAGATCAACGTGACACCCTTTGTCGATGTCATGCTGGTTCTGCTGATTGTGTTCATGGTCACAGCGCCGCTGCTGACCGTCGGTGTCGAGGTTGATCTGCCAAAGACAAAGGCCGGTCAGATCAACGCGGATGCCGCGCCGCTGGTGGTATCGATCAAATCGGACGGCACACTGTATCTTCAGGAAACCGAGGTCGAGAGCGACAAGCTGGTGCCGCGTCTTCGGGCCATTTCCGAGGCCAATCCGCAGGTGCGGATCTTTGTGCGCGGGGATGAAGCTGTGGCCTATGGCGAGGTGCTTGGTGTGATGGGTCGTATCCAGGCCGCCGGGTTCGAGCGTGTGGCCCTGGTCGCCAGATTGCCAGAGCCACAATGA
- the tolB gene encoding Tol-Pal system beta propeller repeat protein TolB: MMPVCFTVPGHGRFAPFTLVRRLAALLVAMLMLAESAVAQLRIEITEGMVAPTPIAIADFTGADGRVTDEGREIATIISNDLLSSGLFEPIDSAAFIAPPGSPAMKPNFANWAPLGAKGLLVGSAIVDENGKLQVDFVLWDVVTERDLSSGTGSADPNALRQLSHKIADLVYEEFTGDSGYFDTQIVYVAESGPQASRIKRLAIMDQDGHNHKYLTSGLDLVLTPRFSPTTQEIAYLNYFNEEPNVYIQDIRTGRSERLGSFPGMTFAPRFGPKGDKLIMSWAQNGLTDIYEMDLRTQDIRQLTKSGSIDTAPSYSPDGRRVVFESDRAGRQQLYVMNSDGTGTKRISFGEGRYATPVWSPRGDIIAFTKMHKGTFYIGIMNIDGTGERLLAEGFLVEGPTWAPNGRVLMYYKQERFKADGSGGKTALYRVDITGYNERRIITPSDASDPAWSPLRR; encoded by the coding sequence ATGATGCCGGTTTGCTTCACAGTCCCTGGTCACGGTCGGTTTGCGCCTTTCACCCTTGTCAGGCGTCTTGCCGCGTTGCTTGTCGCCATGCTGATGCTGGCCGAAAGCGCGGTGGCACAGCTTCGTATCGAGATTACCGAGGGCATGGTTGCCCCGACACCAATCGCGATTGCCGATTTCACCGGCGCTGACGGGCGCGTCACCGATGAGGGGCGCGAGATTGCCACCATCATCTCCAACGACCTGCTGAGTTCGGGCCTTTTCGAGCCGATCGACAGCGCGGCCTTTATTGCGCCGCCGGGATCACCGGCGATGAAGCCGAATTTTGCCAACTGGGCACCGCTTGGCGCAAAGGGCCTTCTCGTCGGATCGGCGATTGTCGATGAGAATGGCAAGCTGCAGGTCGATTTCGTGCTGTGGGACGTGGTGACAGAACGCGACCTCAGTTCAGGCACCGGCAGCGCCGACCCGAACGCCCTGCGACAGCTTTCGCACAAGATCGCGGACCTTGTTTACGAGGAATTCACAGGCGACTCAGGCTATTTCGACACCCAGATCGTCTATGTCGCCGAGTCCGGCCCACAGGCCAGCCGCATCAAGCGTCTGGCAATCATGGACCAGGATGGGCACAACCACAAATATCTGACCAGTGGTCTCGATCTGGTGCTGACGCCGCGGTTCTCGCCGACCACACAGGAAATCGCCTATCTGAACTATTTCAATGAAGAGCCGAATGTCTATATCCAGGACATCCGCACCGGCCGCAGCGAACGGCTTGGATCCTTTCCCGGCATGACCTTTGCGCCGCGTTTCGGGCCGAAGGGTGACAAGCTGATCATGAGCTGGGCGCAGAACGGCCTGACCGACATCTACGAGATGGACCTTCGGACCCAGGATATCAGGCAGTTGACCAAATCTGGCTCGATCGACACCGCGCCCTCCTATTCGCCCGATGGCCGCCGTGTGGTCTTTGAATCCGACCGGGCCGGCCGCCAACAGCTCTATGTGATGAACAGCGATGGCACCGGCACCAAACGGATCAGCTTTGGCGAGGGCCGCTATGCAACACCGGTATGGTCACCGCGAGGCGACATCATTGCGTTCACGAAGATGCACAAGGGCACCTTCTATATCGGCATCATGAATATTGACGGCACCGGTGAACGACTGCTTGCCGAAGGGTTTCTGGTCGAAGGGCCGACCTGGGCACCGAACGGGCGCGTTCTGATGTATTACAAGCAGGAACGCTTCAAGGCTGATGGCAGCGGCGGCAAGACCGCGCTGTATCGGGTCGATATCACAGGCTACAACGAGCGGCGCATCATCACCCCGTCGGATGCCTCCGATCCGGCATGGTCACCACTGCGTCGGTAG
- the pal gene encoding peptidoglycan-associated lipoprotein Pal, with translation MLHRLIALVAVAFFVAACETASQTTADSSGDSTSSSAASSASTTASSGSSGSASSSGSASSSGSASSSGSSGSSASSGGASDKATAAEALAAIGNTVYFGYDSAALTADTEGTLMRQAAFLNANPALTVTIEGHCDERGTREYNLALGERRATAARDFLLAQGVDSARIRTISYGKERPAMAGSTESAWSKNRRAATVIN, from the coding sequence ATGTTGCACCGCCTGATTGCACTTGTGGCAGTCGCCTTTTTCGTTGCCGCTTGCGAAACCGCATCACAGACGACAGCTGACAGCAGCGGCGACTCGACGTCGTCCAGCGCGGCATCGTCTGCTTCGACCACTGCCAGCTCCGGGTCTTCCGGCAGCGCCAGCTCTTCCGGCAGCGCCAGCTCTTCCGGCAGCGCCAGTTCTTCCGGCAGTTCGGGTTCATCTGCCAGCTCTGGTGGTGCTTCCGACAAGGCAACCGCCGCCGAGGCTCTCGCCGCGATCGGCAACACGGTCTATTTCGGCTATGACAGCGCGGCGCTGACAGCCGACACCGAAGGCACACTGATGCGTCAGGCGGCATTCCTGAATGCCAATCCGGCGCTGACCGTTACCATTGAAGGTCACTGCGATGAGCGTGGCACGCGTGAATACAACCTTGCCCTTGGCGAGCGTCGCGCCACCGCTGCCCGTGACTTCCTGCTTGCACAGGGTGTCGACTCGGCCCGGATCCGGACCATTTCCTACGGCAAGGAACGTCCTGCCATGGCCGGTTCCACCGAATCTGCCTGGTCGAAGAACCGTCGTGCAGCCACGGTGATCAACTAG
- a CDS encoding YebC/PmpR family DNA-binding transcriptional regulator: protein MAGHSKFKNIQHRKGAQDKKRAKIFGRLIKELTVAARSGTDATANPRLRTALAAARAANMPKDNIERVLKKAEGGEGEIYDEIRYEGYGPGGTALIVEAMTENKNRTASEVRAAFNKFGGSLGETGSVSFMFDRVGQIIYASDATDADTMFEAALEAGADNVESDDDGHEITCATEDYNSVAEALEERFGAPSEAGLVWKPQNTIDVSEDQATTLIKLLDTLDDNDDVQNVSSNFDISDEILAKLA, encoded by the coding sequence ATGGCAGGCCACAGTAAATTCAAGAATATCCAGCATCGCAAGGGCGCCCAGGACAAGAAGCGCGCGAAGATTTTCGGGCGTTTGATCAAGGAACTGACCGTCGCCGCGCGCAGTGGCACGGATGCCACGGCAAATCCGCGACTGCGAACCGCGCTTGCCGCGGCGCGCGCCGCCAACATGCCGAAGGACAATATCGAACGTGTCCTGAAAAAGGCGGAAGGCGGCGAGGGCGAGATCTATGATGAGATCCGCTATGAGGGCTATGGCCCCGGCGGCACCGCGCTGATTGTCGAGGCGATGACCGAGAACAAGAACCGCACCGCATCCGAAGTGCGCGCCGCCTTCAACAAGTTCGGCGGCTCGCTTGGCGAGACCGGGTCGGTCAGCTTCATGTTCGACCGTGTTGGCCAGATCATCTATGCCAGCGATGCAACCGACGCCGATACCATGTTCGAGGCGGCGCTCGAGGCCGGCGCGGACAATGTCGAATCCGATGATGATGGTCACGAGATCACCTGCGCAACCGAGGATTACAACAGCGTTGCCGAGGCCCTTGAAGAGCGTTTCGGCGCGCCGTCCGAAGCGGGTCTTGTCTGGAAGCCGCAGAACACCATCGACGTCAGCGAGGATCAGGCGACAACCCTGATCAAGCTGCTCGACACGCTGGATGACAATGATGACGTCCAGAATGTTTCGTCGAATTTCGACATTTCCGACGAGATCCTGGCCAAGCTGGCCTGA
- the ruvB gene encoding Holliday junction branch migration DNA helicase RuvB produces MAQDDERLVSGEAPERADHALRPERLADFIGQGGGRANLETFIAAARDRSEAMDHSLLHGPPGLGKTTLAQIIAAELGVGFRATSGPVIARAGDLAAVLTNLRPRDVLFIDEIHRLNPAVEEVLYPAMEDFQLDLIIGEGPSARSVRIDLPPFTLVGATTRAGLLTTPLRDRFGIQMRLQFYGREELAVILANQARRLDMALAPDGALEIAGRARGTPRIAGRLLRRVRDIATVEGCDEVTAAVADAALQRLEVDAAGLDAMDRRYLGCLADNYAGGPVGVETLAAVLAEQRDMLEEVIEPYLLQTGLLMRTPRGRCLSNAGWAYLGLTPPPSATRQLDMLTDIGDDA; encoded by the coding sequence ATGGCGCAGGATGACGAACGGCTGGTAAGTGGCGAGGCGCCCGAGCGTGCCGATCATGCCCTGCGCCCCGAACGGCTGGCCGACTTTATCGGCCAGGGCGGGGGACGCGCCAATCTGGAAACCTTTATCGCGGCGGCGCGGGACCGCAGCGAGGCGATGGACCACAGCCTGCTTCACGGTCCGCCCGGCCTTGGCAAGACAACGCTTGCACAGATTATCGCGGCCGAGCTTGGTGTCGGGTTCCGGGCCACCTCCGGTCCGGTCATTGCCCGGGCCGGCGATCTGGCGGCGGTGCTGACAAATCTGCGGCCACGCGATGTCCTGTTCATTGACGAGATCCATCGTCTGAACCCGGCGGTCGAGGAAGTTCTCTATCCGGCGATGGAGGATTTCCAGCTTGACCTGATCATCGGAGAAGGGCCGTCGGCACGTTCGGTGCGGATTGATCTGCCGCCCTTTACACTTGTTGGGGCGACAACGCGCGCCGGCCTTCTGACAACGCCGCTCCGGGACAGGTTCGGCATCCAGATGCGGCTGCAATTCTATGGCCGTGAGGAACTGGCGGTGATCCTTGCCAACCAGGCAAGGCGCCTTGACATGGCACTGGCCCCCGACGGCGCGCTGGAAATTGCCGGCCGGGCCCGCGGCACGCCACGCATTGCCGGCAGGCTGCTGCGCCGTGTTCGCGACATCGCCACGGTGGAAGGCTGTGATGAAGTTACGGCTGCGGTGGCAGATGCGGCCTTGCAGCGCCTTGAGGTGGACGCCGCCGGTCTTGATGCGATGGACCGGCGATATCTGGGGTGTCTGGCGGACAATTACGCAGGTGGTCCGGTGGGTGTCGAGACGCTTGCCGCGGTGCTTGCCGAGCAGCGGGACATGCTGGAAGAGGTGATCGAACCCTATCTGTTGCAGACGGGGCTGCTGATGCGCACGCCGCGCGGGCGGTGCCTGTCGAATGCCGGATGGGCCTATCTTGGCCTGACGCCGCCGCCGAGCGCGACAAGGCAGCTGGATATGCTGACCGATATTGGTGATGATGCGTGA